A single Eremothecium sinecaudum strain ATCC 58844 chromosome VIII, complete sequence DNA region contains:
- the ATG44 gene encoding mitofissin (Syntenic homolog of Ashbya gossypii AFR298C; Syntenic homolog of Saccharomyces cerevisiae YIL156W-B; 1-intron in Ashbya gossypii): MALFGKVIHFSIDVVLVSTCLAGIKRNTGLTLKTDYLGDGPVKEYTNKLLNMGDSVFDYAVATCGSSSYFKRR; encoded by the exons ATGGCATTG TTTGGTAAAGTTATTCATTTTTCCATTGATGTAGTGCTTGTATCTACATGTCTAGCAGGCATAAAGAGAAATACCGGATTGACACTTAAAACTGACTATTTAGGGGACGGTCCAGTAAAAGAATATACGAATAAACTTTTGAATATGGGAGATTCTGTTTTTGATTATGCAGTTGCCACTTGTGGCTCTTCAAGTTACTTCAAGAGAAGATAA